The Saprospiraceae bacterium genome includes a window with the following:
- a CDS encoding acyl-CoA dehydrogenase family protein, whose protein sequence is MHNLSPNLPPAKLNQILENIKVFINERAIPIEKEILICGWEHAVPILENLRNDVRSMGYWLPQIPEAYGGLGLNNHDFGKVSEILGMSPIGHYLFNCQAPDAGNMEILIEFGTDSQKEKFLTPLLSGKIRSCFSMTEPDFAGSDPVLMGTHAVKGEGQYVINGRKWFTSSADGAGFAIVMAITNPNTENPYKRASMIIVPTDCTGFFRVRNITVMGDIGEGYFSHAEIIYQDCGVSVENLLGTEGEGFRIAQTRLGPGRIHHCMRWIGICERAFDMMCKRAISRKLSHHKTISDHQSIRNMIAESRAEINAARLLVLDAAQKIDLVGYEGAKIEISVIKFFVAGVLQKVLDRAVQIHGALGITDDTILSWWYRHERGARIYDGPDEVHKSRVAKEILKSYKTDETT, encoded by the coding sequence ATGCACAATTTATCCCCTAATCTTCCTCCTGCCAAATTAAATCAAATACTTGAAAACATAAAAGTATTTATAAATGAGCGGGCAATTCCCATTGAGAAAGAAATACTTATTTGCGGTTGGGAACATGCTGTTCCGATTCTGGAAAATCTACGTAATGACGTCCGGTCTATGGGATACTGGTTGCCGCAAATTCCGGAAGCCTACGGTGGTCTTGGGTTGAATAATCATGATTTTGGGAAAGTAAGTGAAATTTTAGGTATGAGTCCGATAGGTCATTATTTGTTTAATTGTCAGGCACCAGATGCCGGGAATATGGAAATTCTGATTGAATTTGGTACTGATTCACAGAAAGAAAAATTTCTTACGCCCTTATTATCCGGTAAAATCAGAAGTTGTTTTTCTATGACAGAACCTGATTTTGCAGGCTCAGATCCTGTTTTGATGGGAACACATGCAGTGAAAGGTGAAGGTCAATATGTAATAAACGGCAGAAAATGGTTTACATCTTCCGCTGACGGTGCAGGATTTGCAATAGTCATGGCAATTACAAATCCGAATACCGAAAACCCATATAAAAGGGCGAGTATGATCATAGTACCTACAGATTGTACTGGGTTTTTCAGAGTCAGAAACATAACTGTCATGGGAGATATCGGAGAAGGATATTTTTCTCATGCCGAAATCATATACCAGGATTGTGGAGTATCCGTTGAAAATCTGCTGGGAACCGAAGGTGAAGGATTCAGAATTGCACAGACAAGACTCGGGCCGGGACGGATTCATCATTGTATGCGATGGATAGGAATATGTGAGCGGGCTTTTGATATGATGTGCAAAAGAGCGATTTCCAGAAAATTGTCCCATCATAAAACCATCTCTGACCACCAATCAATTCGAAATATGATAGCTGAAAGCCGGGCTGAGATCAATGCAGCACGACTTTTGGTTTTGGATGCTGCTCAAAAAATAGACCTTGTTGGATATGAAGGTGCAAAAATTGAAATTTCGGTTATAAAATTTTTTGTAGCCGGTGTGTTACAAAAAGTATTGGACCGCGCTGTTCAGATCCACGGCGCACTTGGAATAACAGATGACACCATATTGTCCTGGTGGTACAGACACGAAAGAGGAGCCAGAATTTATGATGGTCCTGACGAGGTTCACAAAAGCAGAGTTGCAAAAGAAATCCTTAAATCATATAAAACGGATGAAACAACGTGA
- the pdxA gene encoding 4-hydroxythreonine-4-phosphate dehydrogenase PdxA has protein sequence MKIGITIGDINGIGPEVILKALSEQKLIKSCTPIVYGSAKVLAYHKNIVKESQISFQSVQSPKQAYAQRVNVINCWEDVVNITLGKATSEGGKYAYLALDRAIKDLKEGLLDAVVTAPINKQAMHLADFPYPGHTEFLTAQDGAKPSLMMLVSDSLKVALVTNHIPVSEISGMISKELILQKIQTLNKTLIEDFDISRPVIAVLGLNPHAGDDGMLGDEEERFIRPAIIEAKKNGILAAGPYPADGFFGSAQWKKADAILAMYHDQGLIPFKAMTFGTGTNYTAGLSFIRTSPDHGTAYDIAGQNIADESSLLHAIFAAVDISKNRKEYHEDRSNALVRREKQSAGLND, from the coding sequence ATGAAGATAGGAATAACGATAGGAGATATAAATGGAATAGGACCTGAGGTGATATTAAAGGCCTTATCAGAGCAAAAACTTATAAAATCCTGTACACCCATAGTATATGGCTCGGCAAAAGTACTTGCTTACCATAAAAACATAGTCAAAGAAAGTCAGATCAGTTTTCAATCTGTTCAAAGCCCGAAACAGGCTTATGCGCAAAGGGTTAATGTGATCAATTGTTGGGAAGATGTAGTTAATATCACTCTTGGAAAAGCTACATCGGAAGGGGGAAAGTATGCATATCTGGCATTGGACAGAGCGATAAAAGATTTGAAGGAAGGACTTTTGGACGCAGTTGTAACAGCACCTATCAACAAGCAGGCTATGCATTTGGCGGATTTCCCTTATCCCGGACATACAGAATTCCTGACTGCGCAAGATGGCGCTAAACCAAGCCTGATGATGTTGGTGAGTGATTCACTGAAAGTAGCACTTGTTACTAATCATATTCCTGTGAGTGAAATTTCAGGTATGATCAGTAAAGAATTGATACTTCAGAAAATACAAACACTGAACAAAACATTAATTGAAGATTTTGATATCAGCAGACCGGTTATAGCGGTTTTAGGTCTAAATCCACATGCCGGAGACGACGGTATGCTTGGCGATGAAGAAGAAAGATTTATCCGTCCGGCAATCATAGAAGCGAAGAAAAACGGAATTCTTGCAGCGGGCCCATATCCTGCTGACGGATTTTTTGGAAGTGCACAATGGAAAAAAGCAGATGCTATACTGGCTATGTATCATGACCAGGGTCTGATTCCGTTTAAAGCTATGACATTTGGAACCGGCACCAATTATACGGCAGGATTATCATTTATCAGGACATCACCCGACCATGGTACTGCATATGATATCGCCGGTCAGAACATAGCAGACGAGTCTTCATTGCTACATGCAATATTTGCTGCTGTAGATATATCAAAAAACAGAAAAGAATATCATGAAGACAGATCAAACGCACTAGTGAGAAGAGAAAAACAATCAGCCGGACTAAACGATTAA